The following coding sequences lie in one Cyanobacterium stanieri LEGE 03274 genomic window:
- the cydB gene encoding cytochrome d ubiquinol oxidase subunit II: MESLDYLLPLVWFAILALFLFMYVMLDGFDLGVGILSLTSSTEERRGILMTSLSNVWDANATWLILMGGSLFGAFPLAYATILSSLYIPIMIMVIGLVFRTVAFEFRENSDNKFFWNVAFGIGSLVATVGQGFALAGVIEGIHVDETGHFIGSTWDWFNWRSIIIALTLVQGYVLIGSCYLIMKTSGSLQETHYKTAKIASITTLLGAIAITTVTPIFSIFARNRLFEEPFIYIFSAIPIIGLSLVIWLFISLNKKQEKIPFILTILIFLLTFVGLALVVFPYIIPPTITIYEAAASPSSLVFMLIFIGFLIPIMLFYNIYNYFVFRGKVSAE; this comes from the coding sequence ATGGAATCATTAGATTATTTGTTGCCTTTGGTATGGTTTGCCATTTTGGCTTTATTTTTGTTTATGTATGTGATGTTAGATGGTTTTGATTTGGGGGTTGGTATCCTTTCCCTGACTTCTTCTACGGAGGAAAGGAGAGGTATATTAATGACGAGTTTAAGTAATGTATGGGATGCCAATGCTACTTGGTTAATTTTGATGGGGGGTAGTTTATTTGGGGCTTTTCCCCTTGCCTATGCTACCATTTTAAGCTCTCTTTATATTCCTATTATGATTATGGTAATCGGGTTGGTTTTTCGCACGGTGGCGTTTGAGTTTAGGGAAAATTCTGACAACAAGTTTTTTTGGAATGTAGCTTTTGGTATTGGTAGTTTAGTGGCAACGGTGGGGCAGGGTTTTGCCCTTGCGGGGGTAATTGAGGGTATCCATGTGGATGAAACGGGGCATTTTATTGGCTCAACTTGGGATTGGTTTAATTGGCGTAGTATTATAATTGCTTTAACTTTGGTTCAAGGTTATGTTTTAATTGGTTCTTGTTATCTGATTATGAAAACTTCTGGTAGTTTACAGGAAACCCATTATAAAACTGCTAAAATTGCTTCTATTACTACGTTACTCGGTGCGATCGCCATTACCACAGTAACCCCCATTTTTTCTATTTTCGCCAGAAATAGACTATTTGAAGAACCATTTATTTACATCTTTAGTGCTATTCCTATAATTGGATTAAGTTTAGTTATTTGGCTATTTATTAGCCTTAATAAAAAACAAGAAAAAATTCCTTTTATCCTGACTATTTTAATATTTTTACTCACCTTTGTGGGTTTAGCATTAGTCGTCTTTCCCTACATTATTCCCCCCACCATTACCATCTATGAAGCGGCCGCTTCCCCTAGCTCTTTGGTATTTATGTTAATATTTATCGGCTTTTTAATACCAATTATGCTGTTTTATAACATCTACAATTATTTTGTATTCCGTGGCAAAGTTAGCGCAGAATAA
- a CDS encoding SGNH/GDSL hydrolase family protein, whose protein sequence is MNFIFFLVIFIVLLEIFLRIKWGFGNPLIYIKDPEIGYLIAPNQVTRRNGNLIKINSYSMRYDEIKKQKEKNTFRIILLGDSIVNGGWWTDQKETLSSLLEQKIINNQSSLNQVEVLNISANSWGARNELAYLQKYGSFSGNILILVLNTDDLFSFAPSSIQVGKALNYPDKKPLLALEEFFKKVLPLPIHPDLRNIPKETGDVVAMNLKAVKDIYEIAKKDKMDFFLALTPLKREVFAPFSKDYEIKARERLNYLVNELEITYTDFLPLFKSYSNPDDLYHDHIHLSHEGNKLLVNHWQKNITLH, encoded by the coding sequence ATGAATTTTATTTTTTTTCTAGTTATTTTTATTGTATTATTAGAAATATTTTTGAGAATAAAATGGGGTTTTGGTAATCCTTTAATTTATATTAAAGATCCTGAAATTGGATACTTAATAGCACCAAATCAGGTTACTAGGCGCAATGGTAATTTGATTAAAATAAATAGTTATTCTATGCGTTATGATGAGATAAAAAAACAGAAAGAAAAAAATACTTTTCGCATAATATTATTGGGTGATTCTATTGTTAACGGTGGTTGGTGGACTGATCAAAAAGAGACTCTTTCTAGTTTATTAGAGCAAAAAATTATTAATAATCAATCTTCCTTAAATCAAGTAGAAGTTTTAAATATTTCTGCAAATTCCTGGGGCGCTCGTAACGAGTTAGCATATTTACAAAAGTACGGAAGTTTTTCGGGAAATATTTTAATTTTGGTATTAAATACCGACGATTTATTTAGCTTTGCTCCTTCTAGTATTCAAGTAGGAAAAGCTCTTAATTATCCTGATAAAAAACCCTTATTGGCCTTAGAAGAATTTTTTAAAAAAGTTTTACCTTTACCCATTCATCCTGATTTAAGGAATATCCCGAAAGAAACAGGAGATGTGGTTGCTATGAATTTAAAAGCAGTTAAAGATATTTATGAAATAGCAAAAAAAGATAAAATGGACTTTTTTCTAGCGTTAACTCCCTTAAAAAGAGAAGTATTCGCTCCTTTTTCTAAAGATTATGAAATCAAAGCAAGGGAAAGACTAAATTATCTTGTTAATGAATTAGAAATTACATATACTGATTTTTTACCTCTATTCAAAAGCTATTCTAATCCTGATGACTTATACCATGATCATATTCATCTTAGCCATGAAGGGAATAAGCTATTGGTAAATCATTGGCAAAAAAACATTACTTTACACTAG
- a CDS encoding SHOCT domain-containing protein, translated as MAKNYFVLNNYRDLDKVYQDVMLWFKGKQYQVEGVLKSGVYIVQAKKTDGIRTILGTNIAFKVKIYPSQDNGKEFIIETSRGKWIQNIAGASLGAIFTGGLTYLTGIAGASWSFVLENELISYLERNSQLTRVQPMENKTQESEVWYSDKPNDSSHYKTSEQKEIIDNLEAEIARLEDAFANDILTEGEFNQKKSILEKQIDDYEVNCIIENKIKQLQEAFAQGILNQEEYSSKLEQMDAQTREQILRERYAERNRIKMIKLKEALNSGILTQAEYDQKIASL; from the coding sequence ATGGCAAAAAATTATTTCGTACTCAATAATTATCGAGATTTAGATAAAGTTTATCAGGATGTGATGTTATGGTTTAAGGGTAAACAATATCAAGTGGAGGGAGTTTTAAAAAGTGGTGTTTATATTGTTCAAGCCAAAAAAACCGATGGCATTCGTACTATATTAGGAACTAACATCGCTTTTAAAGTCAAGATTTATCCCTCTCAAGATAATGGAAAAGAATTCATTATCGAAACCTCGAGGGGAAAATGGATTCAAAATATAGCAGGGGCTAGTTTAGGGGCAATTTTTACGGGAGGTTTAACCTACTTAACGGGAATTGCTGGGGCGAGTTGGAGTTTTGTTTTGGAAAATGAATTAATTAGTTATCTGGAAAGAAATTCTCAGTTAACAAGGGTACAACCAATGGAAAATAAAACTCAGGAATCTGAGGTATGGTATTCCGATAAACCAAATGATTCTTCACATTATAAAACTTCTGAGCAAAAAGAAATTATTGATAACTTAGAAGCGGAGATAGCTAGATTAGAGGATGCTTTTGCTAATGACATTTTAACGGAGGGAGAATTTAATCAAAAAAAATCTATTTTAGAAAAGCAAATTGATGATTATGAAGTTAACTGCATCATTGAGAATAAAATAAAACAGCTACAAGAAGCCTTTGCCCAAGGTATTTTGAATCAAGAAGAATACTCATCAAAATTAGAGCAAATGGACGCACAAACAAGGGAGCAAATTCTGAGAGAAAGATATGCTGAACGTAATCGAATTAAAATGATTAAATTAAAAGAGGCTTTAAATAGTGGTATTCTTACTCAAGCAGAATATGATCAAAAAATTGCTTCTCTTTAA
- the pflB gene encoding formate C-acetyltransferase: MVMMTDKTASNSTQNKPIWEEFESGKWQQEINVRDFIQRNYTPYDGDESFLRDATPTTHNLWTEVKLLMKQEREKGVLDAETKIPSSITAYGAGYINKDLEKIVGLQTDKPLKRAIMPNGGIRVVEKSLEAYGYTIDPLIHDIFNQYRKTHNDGVFSAYTTEMRKARKSGIITGLPDAYGRGRIIGDYRRVALYGVDFLIEDKQNQLLSLEVDVMDEDTIRLREEITEQIKALHELKEMAGSYGFDISRPAQNATEALQWLYFGYLGAVKEQNGAAMSLGRVSTFLDIYIQKDLEKRLISESEAQELIDQFVIKLRMVRFLRAPEYNQLFAADPVWVTEVIGGVGLDGRPLVTKTSFRFLHTLYNLGPAPEPNLTILWSEKLPLAFKRYVAKVSIDTSSIQYENDDLMRPEYGDDYGIACCVSAMRIGKQMQFFGARVNLAKALLYAINGGKDENTAMQVAPAYAPITSEYLDYEEVTAKFDLLIDWLAKLYVNTLNVIHYMHDKYAYERIEMALHDRDVYRTMACGIAGLSVVGDALSAMKYSRVKVIRNEAGLAVDYEVEGDYPKFGNNDDRVDTITANIMTTFMNKVRKNKTYRNAVPTQSVLTITSNVVYGKKTGSTPDGRKAGEPFAPGANPMHGRDTNGAIASMASVAKLPYEDAQDGISYTFSIVPEALGKTPDIRINNLAGMLDGYFHDTGHHININVLNRETLLDAMDHPEQYPQLTIRVSGYAVNFIKLTREQQLDVINRTFHAQL, translated from the coding sequence ATGGTAATGATGACAGACAAAACCGCCTCCAACTCCACACAAAACAAACCCATCTGGGAAGAATTTGAGAGCGGAAAATGGCAACAAGAAATTAACGTCCGAGACTTTATCCAACGCAATTATACCCCCTATGACGGTGACGAATCATTTTTAAGGGATGCAACCCCCACCACCCACAATCTGTGGACAGAGGTTAAATTGCTGATGAAACAAGAAAGAGAAAAAGGAGTATTAGACGCAGAAACCAAAATCCCCTCTAGTATCACCGCCTACGGTGCAGGTTACATCAATAAAGACTTAGAAAAAATTGTCGGCTTACAAACCGATAAACCCCTCAAACGTGCCATTATGCCCAATGGTGGAATTAGGGTAGTAGAAAAATCTCTCGAGGCTTATGGCTATACCATCGATCCCTTAATCCATGATATATTCAACCAATATCGTAAAACCCATAACGATGGCGTATTCTCTGCCTACACCACCGAGATGAGAAAAGCCCGTAAATCGGGGATTATTACAGGTTTACCCGATGCCTACGGTAGAGGAAGAATCATCGGCGATTATCGCCGTGTGGCATTGTATGGGGTGGATTTCCTCATAGAAGATAAACAAAATCAACTCCTTTCCCTCGAAGTAGATGTAATGGATGAAGACACCATCCGCCTACGGGAAGAAATCACCGAACAAATCAAAGCCCTCCATGAATTAAAAGAGATGGCAGGTAGTTATGGGTTTGATATAAGTCGCCCTGCCCAAAACGCCACCGAAGCCCTACAATGGCTCTATTTTGGCTATTTAGGGGCGGTAAAAGAACAAAACGGCGCTGCCATGTCCTTAGGGCGTGTATCTACTTTCCTCGACATCTACATTCAAAAAGACTTAGAAAAAAGATTAATCAGCGAAAGCGAAGCCCAAGAATTAATCGATCAATTCGTGATCAAATTGCGCATGGTAAGATTTCTCCGTGCTCCTGAGTATAACCAATTATTCGCCGCAGATCCAGTGTGGGTAACGGAAGTCATTGGTGGTGTGGGTTTAGATGGACGCCCCTTGGTGACAAAAACCAGTTTCCGCTTCCTCCATACCCTTTATAACCTAGGCCCTGCCCCTGAACCCAATTTAACCATTTTATGGTCTGAAAAACTACCCCTAGCCTTCAAACGTTATGTGGCGAAAGTTTCCATCGATACAAGCTCGATTCAATATGAAAACGATGACTTGATGCGCCCCGAATATGGGGATGATTATGGCATTGCCTGTTGTGTGTCGGCGATGCGTATCGGTAAACAAATGCAGTTTTTCGGCGCTAGGGTAAATCTTGCCAAGGCTTTATTATATGCCATCAACGGCGGTAAGGATGAAAATACAGCGATGCAAGTTGCCCCCGCCTATGCGCCTATCACTTCAGAATATCTTGATTATGAAGAGGTAACGGCAAAATTTGACCTCCTTATCGACTGGTTAGCCAAGTTATATGTTAATACTTTGAATGTCATTCATTATATGCACGATAAGTATGCTTACGAACGTATTGAGATGGCATTACATGATCGGGATGTTTATCGCACCATGGCTTGTGGTATTGCTGGTTTGTCGGTGGTGGGGGATGCCCTGTCGGCGATGAAGTATAGCAGGGTAAAAGTTATCCGTAATGAGGCTGGTTTGGCAGTAGATTACGAGGTGGAGGGTGATTATCCCAAGTTTGGTAATAATGATGATCGGGTGGACACTATCACTGCTAATATTATGACTACCTTTATGAATAAGGTACGCAAAAATAAAACCTATCGCAATGCTGTACCTACTCAGTCGGTGTTAACTATCACTTCTAATGTGGTGTATGGTAAAAAAACGGGTAGCACTCCTGACGGCAGAAAAGCAGGTGAACCTTTTGCCCCCGGGGCAAACCCTATGCACGGCAGGGATACCAACGGTGCGATCGCCTCTATGGCTTCTGTGGCGAAATTGCCCTACGAAGATGCCCAAGATGGTATTTCTTATACCTTCTCCATTGTGCCTGAGGCGCTGGGTAAAACCCCTGACATAAGAATTAATAACCTTGCGGGGATGTTGGATGGTTATTTTCACGATACAGGACACCATATTAATATTAACGTCCTCAATCGAGAAACGCTCCTTGATGCCATGGATCATCCTGAACAATATCCTCAGCTTACCATCAGGGTGTCAGGTTATGCGGTGAACTTTATTAAACTTACCCGTGAGCAACAGTTAGATGTAATTAACCGTACTTTCCACGCTCAATTATAA
- the rdgB gene encoding RdgB/HAM1 family non-canonical purine NTP pyrophosphatase produces MKKLVLATSNPGKLKEFEGYLRGLDVELVLKPKDLEVEETGSTFMENAMLKASQVALAMGEWAIADDSGLMIDALNGAPGLFSARYASSPDACIDRVLKELEGETNRQAQFVCAVAIASGDGKIRLQNEGICRGEILTQRQGQGGFGYDPIFYIPEIGQTFAEIAPKTKDKISHRGIALEGLLPLLKNLFSLS; encoded by the coding sequence GTGAAAAAGTTAGTATTGGCGACAAGTAACCCTGGTAAATTGAAGGAGTTTGAGGGTTATTTAAGGGGTTTGGATGTTGAGTTGGTTTTGAAGCCGAAGGATTTGGAGGTGGAGGAAACTGGTTCAACTTTTATGGAAAATGCTATGTTAAAGGCTAGTCAGGTGGCTTTGGCTATGGGAGAATGGGCGATCGCCGATGACTCTGGTTTGATGATTGATGCTTTGAATGGTGCGCCCGGTCTTTTTTCAGCTCGGTATGCTTCTAGCCCAGATGCTTGTATTGATCGGGTTTTGAAGGAGTTGGAGGGGGAAACTAATCGTCAAGCTCAGTTTGTGTGTGCCGTGGCGATCGCCTCTGGAGATGGTAAAATAAGGTTGCAAAATGAGGGCATCTGTCGAGGGGAAATATTAACTCAACGACAAGGGCAAGGGGGATTTGGTTATGATCCTATTTTTTATATACCAGAAATCGGACAAACTTTTGCAGAAATTGCCCCTAAAACTAAGGATAAAATCAGTCATCGAGGAATTGCTTTAGAGGGCTTGTTACCGTTATTAAAAAACCTTTTTTCTCTATCATGA
- a CDS encoding hybrid sensor histidine kinase/response regulator: protein MYKILIVEDELIAAESLSLDLKKLGYEVIGIVSKGEKAIQKAKDSLPDLILMDIMLKGSMDGITAAQAIYQELKIPIIYLSAYADAQTLQRAQKTPAYGYLVKPYKIADISTTITIALSKFEEDSRTESDLLKQKKLNQIKTQALATASHDLRAPLTSILGYTELIKDYGDKLSPDKKERYFNFIKSAIVEMNDSLEDLLLISKAEEGKITLYPNQFDLVEFLQGLIDEQNNLNDKHTINFHCQHSSCEAYLDRKMLHHILNNLISNAIKYSPEGGDIDLTLCCEENNICLTIQDYGIGIPDSYQHKLFQLFERADNVGGIKGNGLGLSIVKSAVEIHGGEISVESEENKGTKFIINIPQHEEPL from the coding sequence ATGTATAAGATATTGATAGTTGAAGACGAGCTAATTGCGGCTGAGAGTCTTTCCCTCGATTTAAAAAAACTAGGATATGAGGTAATTGGTATTGTTAGTAAAGGGGAAAAAGCAATTCAAAAGGCTAAGGATTCTCTACCCGATTTAATTTTGATGGATATTATGCTCAAAGGCTCGATGGATGGTATTACCGCCGCCCAAGCTATCTATCAAGAGTTAAAAATTCCCATTATCTATTTAAGTGCCTATGCGGATGCCCAAACCCTCCAAAGGGCTCAAAAAACTCCTGCCTATGGCTATTTGGTTAAGCCTTACAAAATTGCTGACATCAGCACAACCATCACCATTGCTTTATCTAAATTTGAAGAAGATTCCCGCACAGAATCCGACTTACTGAAACAAAAAAAACTCAATCAAATTAAAACTCAGGCCTTGGCTACCGCTTCCCACGATTTACGAGCGCCCCTTACCAGCATTTTGGGATACACTGAGTTGATCAAGGACTATGGAGATAAGTTATCTCCTGATAAAAAAGAGAGATATTTTAATTTTATCAAAAGTGCGATCGTTGAAATGAACGATTCTCTCGAAGATTTATTATTAATCAGTAAAGCAGAAGAAGGAAAAATTACCCTCTATCCCAACCAGTTTGATTTAGTGGAATTTCTCCAAGGTTTAATTGATGAGCAAAATAATTTAAACGATAAACACACCATTAATTTTCACTGTCAACATTCATCCTGTGAGGCTTACCTTGATAGGAAAATGTTACATCATATCCTCAATAATTTAATCTCTAACGCCATCAAATATTCTCCAGAAGGGGGAGATATAGATTTAACGTTGTGCTGTGAAGAAAATAATATTTGTCTTACCATACAAGATTATGGTATCGGTATTCCTGATAGTTATCAACATAAACTATTTCAATTATTTGAAAGGGCTGATAACGTTGGAGGCATAAAAGGTAATGGGTTAGGTTTATCCATTGTTAAAAGTGCCGTGGAAATTCATGGGGGAGAAATTAGCGTCGAAAGTGAAGAAAATAAAGGAACAAAATTTATTATTAATATTCCTCAACATGAAGAACCATTATGA
- a CDS encoding FAD-dependent oxidoreductase, which yields MTKLVLIGGGHSHAIALKMYYDNPIKNIEIILINEVKNTPYSGMLPAYIAGYYNFEQTHINLEKLSKKTKIKLIIDQVININPKQQKVICKSGKIIPYDYLSIDIGSPPKQSRIKGATEYSIPAKPVSTLLKEWDKIISKCHQTNQENINLNIIGAGAGGVELALNMFQKLTNLNTIKKVNITVISRNETILRNYNQLAINIVSKILKNKGIKVIFNTEIIEILPNAIITQKKEKISSDYTFLVTNPSPAPWLKNTEITLDEQGFILISNTLQSVSHKNIFATGDIATIKNYPCPKAGVFAVRQGKPLYQNWKLIVQGKNLQPYYPQSLYLSLIGTGNQKAVAIWGNLAYHSSWLWWLKDYIDKKFMKQFSI from the coding sequence ATGACAAAATTAGTTTTAATTGGGGGTGGTCATAGCCATGCGATCGCCCTTAAAATGTATTATGACAATCCCATAAAAAATATTGAAATTATCTTAATTAATGAAGTAAAAAATACTCCCTATTCAGGAATGCTCCCCGCCTATATTGCAGGATATTATAACTTTGAACAAACCCATATTAACCTAGAAAAACTAAGTAAAAAAACTAAAATAAAATTAATTATTGATCAAGTGATTAATATAAATCCTAAACAACAAAAAGTAATTTGTAAATCAGGGAAAATTATTCCATATGACTACCTCTCCATCGACATCGGAAGCCCCCCCAAACAATCTCGGATAAAAGGAGCAACAGAATATAGCATCCCTGCAAAACCCGTCTCAACTTTACTAAAAGAATGGGATAAAATTATTAGTAAATGTCATCAAACAAATCAAGAAAATATTAATTTAAATATTATTGGAGCAGGGGCAGGAGGAGTAGAACTAGCCCTAAATATGTTCCAAAAACTAACTAATCTTAATACTATTAAAAAAGTTAACATTACTGTTATTAGTAGGAATGAAACAATTCTCCGTAATTATAATCAATTAGCCATAAATATTGTTAGTAAAATTTTAAAAAATAAAGGTATTAAAGTAATTTTTAACACAGAAATTATTGAAATATTACCCAATGCAATTATTACCCAAAAAAAAGAAAAAATATCCAGCGACTATACATTTTTAGTCACCAACCCTTCTCCTGCACCTTGGCTTAAAAATACTGAAATCACCCTTGATGAACAAGGATTTATTTTAATTAGTAATACCCTACAAAGTGTATCCCATAAAAATATTTTTGCCACAGGAGACATCGCCACCATCAAAAATTATCCTTGCCCTAAAGCGGGAGTTTTTGCCGTCAGACAAGGAAAACCTTTATATCAAAATTGGAAATTGATAGTACAAGGAAAAAACCTACAACCCTACTACCCCCAGTCTCTTTATTTAAGTTTAATCGGTACAGGAAATCAAAAAGCCGTGGCAATTTGGGGAAATCTTGCCTATCATTCTAGTTGGTTGTGGTGGCTTAAAGATTACATTGATAAAAAATTTATGAAACAATTTTCGATTTAG
- a CDS encoding cytochrome ubiquinol oxidase subunit I — MDFLSDTLILSRMQFAFTAIFHMLWPVLTTGMAIYLVIVEGLWLKTKNPDYYYHARFWAKLYVLNFGIGVASGSPMAFQFGTNWAPFSESVGDFFGSILGFEATMAFMLEAGFLGIMLFGWERVNPVIHYIATILVAFGANLSTFWILTANSWMQTPAGGEFVEGKFVVSNYFEGMLNPFMIKSVSHMFLATLETSLFVIGGISAWYLLKKRHQAFFNRSLKIVLVVAIAITPLQVYVGHLSAEQVYHYQPTKLAAMEALWDTIPAGESADWSLLAAPNNKMESNNWEIKVPNALSYILEFKPRLSEPVLGLKEWKPEDRPSMVGLVYYAFRLMSGIAFVFVGIMVVSVIQWLRGKFTPENLANQKLLLWAWIFSAPTGYLAVESGWIVRCVGRQPWVVYGQIRTADAVSNLPAGNVLTSLSIFLAIYTLLFFSALYFGSRIIRKGPNFDLPLPGARDEETPLDVNPAKHIPNSRPIN; from the coding sequence ATGGATTTTCTGTCAGATACACTAATTTTATCAAGGATGCAATTTGCATTCACGGCAATATTTCATATGTTATGGCCAGTATTAACTACAGGCATGGCAATTTATTTGGTAATTGTGGAAGGATTATGGCTAAAAACTAAAAATCCAGACTACTATTATCATGCTCGTTTTTGGGCTAAGTTGTATGTGTTAAACTTCGGTATTGGCGTGGCTTCTGGCTCTCCTATGGCTTTTCAATTTGGTACTAACTGGGCTCCTTTTTCGGAGTCGGTGGGAGATTTTTTTGGTAGTATTCTTGGTTTTGAAGCTACCATGGCGTTTATGTTAGAGGCTGGTTTCTTGGGTATTATGCTATTTGGTTGGGAAAGGGTAAACCCTGTTATCCACTACATTGCTACGATTTTGGTGGCATTTGGGGCAAACCTTTCTACTTTTTGGATTTTAACGGCTAATTCTTGGATGCAAACCCCCGCAGGAGGAGAATTTGTGGAGGGGAAATTTGTGGTAAGCAACTATTTTGAGGGAATGTTAAATCCTTTCATGATAAAAAGTGTTTCCCATATGTTTTTGGCTACCCTCGAAACTTCTTTGTTTGTCATTGGCGGTATTAGTGCTTGGTATTTACTCAAAAAACGTCATCAGGCTTTTTTCAATCGCTCCCTTAAAATTGTGTTAGTCGTTGCGATCGCCATTACTCCCTTACAAGTCTATGTGGGGCATTTAAGCGCCGAGCAAGTATATCACTACCAACCCACCAAATTAGCTGCCATGGAGGCGTTGTGGGATACCATTCCCGCAGGAGAAAGCGCCGATTGGAGTCTCTTGGCTGCCCCCAATAATAAAATGGAGAGTAACAATTGGGAAATCAAAGTACCTAACGCCCTAAGTTATATCCTAGAGTTTAAACCCCGTTTAAGTGAGCCTGTATTGGGCTTAAAAGAATGGAAACCAGAAGACCGTCCCTCCATGGTAGGGTTAGTATATTATGCCTTCCGTCTCATGAGTGGCATTGCTTTTGTGTTTGTAGGCATCATGGTAGTATCCGTCATTCAATGGCTGAGGGGCAAATTTACCCCCGAAAATTTGGCAAACCAAAAACTACTCCTGTGGGCTTGGATATTCAGCGCCCCTACGGGTTATTTAGCGGTGGAGTCAGGGTGGATAGTGCGTTGTGTGGGTAGGCAACCCTGGGTTGTTTATGGGCAAATTCGCACGGCGGATGCGGTTTCCAATTTACCTGCGGGAAATGTATTAACTTCCTTAAGTATCTTTTTGGCTATTTATACTTTACTTTTCTTTTCTGCCCTTTATTTTGGTAGTCGCATCATCCGCAAAGGGCCTAATTTTGATTTACCTTTACCGGGGGCAAGGGATGAGGAAACCCCTTTAGATGTCAATCCGGCTAAACATATTCCCAACAGTCGCCCCATTAATTAG
- a CDS encoding DNA-processing protein DprA codes for MSQALEISNLDTLAQELAAIQQTSSKKIALLGSRHVPITHQHLIEMMSYALVLGGNRLITSGAAGTNSAAIRGAMRADPNLLTVILPQSLDRQPKESQEQLQKVIHLVENPDHNHLSLGEASADCNREIISRCQQLICFAFHDSHTLMKTCEEAEEQRKVVTLFYFD; via the coding sequence TTGAGTCAAGCACTAGAAATTTCAAATTTAGACACCCTAGCACAGGAATTAGCGGCTATTCAACAAACTAGCTCTAAGAAAATCGCTTTGCTAGGTTCACGCCATGTGCCGATAACTCATCAACACCTGATTGAGATGATGAGTTATGCCCTTGTATTGGGAGGTAATCGTTTAATCACGTCCGGGGCTGCAGGAACTAATTCTGCGGCTATTAGAGGGGCGATGAGGGCTGATCCTAATCTTTTAACGGTGATTCTACCTCAAAGTTTAGATCGTCAGCCTAAGGAGTCTCAAGAACAGTTACAAAAGGTAATTCACTTGGTGGAAAATCCTGATCATAATCATCTCTCTTTGGGGGAAGCGAGTGCGGATTGTAACCGAGAAATTATCTCTCGTTGTCAACAGTTAATTTGTTTTGCTTTTCATGATAGTCATACTCTAATGAAAACCTGTGAGGAGGCGGAGGAGCAAAGAAAGGTTGTGACTTTGTTTTACTTTGATTAG